In the Helicobacter typhlonius genome, one interval contains:
- a CDS encoding serine hydroxymethyltransferase, producing MSYIIKEQDSEIFELIEKELERQNEHLEMIASENFTFPSVMEAMGSVLTNKYAEGYPFKRYYGGCEFVDKIEEIAIERAKRLFGANFANVQPHSGSQANAAVYAALLKPYDKILGMDLSHGGHLTHGAKVSTSGQLYQSFFYGVELNGYIDYDKLALQAQVVKPNILVCGFSAYTRELDFKKLREIADSVGALLMGDVAHVAGLVVAGEYPNPFPHCHVVTTTTHKTLRGPRGGMILTNDEELSAKINKAVFPGIQGGPLMHVIAGKAVGFKENLKPEWKTYAKQVKANIQALAKVLVKRNYNLVSGGSDNHLVLMSFLNNDFSGKEADLALGNAGITVNKNTVPGETRSPFVTSGIRIGSPALSARGMKEKEFEWIAEKIADILDDIHNTDLQAKIKTQIKDFSKSFRIYDKPIF from the coding sequence ATGAGTTACATCATTAAAGAGCAGGATAGTGAGATTTTTGAACTCATAGAGAAAGAGCTAGAGCGGCAAAACGAGCATTTAGAGATGATAGCGAGTGAAAATTTCACATTTCCTAGCGTTATGGAGGCTATGGGAAGCGTTTTGACAAATAAATATGCTGAAGGCTACCCTTTCAAGCGCTATTATGGTGGGTGCGAATTTGTGGATAAAATCGAGGAAATTGCCATTGAGAGAGCAAAAAGGCTTTTTGGGGCAAATTTTGCTAATGTGCAACCGCATTCAGGCTCACAAGCCAATGCAGCAGTCTATGCTGCCCTCCTTAAACCTTACGATAAAATACTCGGTATGGATCTAAGCCACGGCGGACACCTCACGCACGGCGCAAAAGTCAGCACTTCAGGACAGCTTTACCAAAGCTTCTTTTATGGTGTGGAACTCAATGGCTATATCGACTATGATAAACTTGCGCTTCAAGCACAAGTTGTCAAGCCAAATATCCTTGTATGTGGATTTTCAGCCTATACGCGAGAGCTTGATTTCAAAAAATTGCGCGAGATCGCAGATTCAGTAGGAGCTTTACTTATGGGTGATGTAGCGCACGTAGCCGGGCTTGTCGTCGCTGGAGAATATCCCAATCCGTTTCCACATTGCCACGTCGTTACGACAACTACACACAAAACTTTACGCGGACCAAGGGGTGGTATGATACTCACAAACGATGAGGAGTTAAGCGCAAAAATCAATAAAGCTGTGTTTCCCGGTATCCAAGGGGGACCGCTTATGCACGTGATTGCCGGCAAAGCAGTAGGTTTCAAAGAGAATCTAAAGCCAGAGTGGAAAACATACGCAAAACAAGTCAAAGCAAATATTCAAGCCCTTGCAAAAGTGCTTGTAAAGCGCAATTATAACCTTGTGAGTGGTGGGAGCGACAATCACTTGGTGCTTATGAGTTTCTTAAACAACGATTTTAGTGGTAAAGAGGCGGATTTGGCTTTGGGTAATGCCGGAATCACCGTCAATAAAAACACCGTGCCGGGCGAAACTCGCTCACCTTTTGTAACAAGCGGTATTAGAATCGGTTCGCCGGCTTTGAGTGCGCGAGGTATGAAAGAAAAAGAGTTTGAGTGGATTGCAGAAAAAATTGCGGATATCCTTGATGATATTCACAATACAGACTTGCAAGCCAAGATTAAAACTCAAATCAAAGATTTTTCAAAAAGTTTTAGAATCTATGATAAACCAATTTTTTAG